The stretch of DNA CAGGGTGGCAGGCGCGAATAAcggtgataataataattgcgaaATTGTCCGAAGTTATATGTAAAGCATAAAGAAGGGTGTCGGTTGATTACCTCTGTACGTTTTCCAACACTTGCGCGAGAAAGTAATAGACTTGAAATAACCAAACGTTCAACGTGTAGTAATTCTTAGgggagaaaatataataaaataaaattcatgaGATATGGTCTAAGttagcataaaaaaaacgtacgttATCATTCGAGTTTGAGTTACTCGAGTGCTgtaagggttttttttttttttttttgttaatgctTTTCTCGAAGTGGACgtagaaagaaagggagaataaggtagtaattatatttgttagaATAATTAGAGAATGTAAGAGCGCAATTTGTCAGATGAGTAGATAAGTAAATAACATTtcaggaataaaaaatattaattgttaaatcatatattaattttataattaatttgcaatatatatttctatattttgatGGATATTTTTAGTagatcataaaaattttttcacttTACACTCGAAACAAGTCATAAATCATGAATTAATACCTAAATGACtataattgttaaaagatatgtatttttttaaacgctaagtaagagaaaaaaaattgttgttttCTCATGACACAAAGTATTATTTGTCGATGAAAAAAATACCagagaacgttattttatttagccaagttatctattttttactattttattctACCGCGTGTGTAGAAAGTCtctacatatgtatattatgcTATAAGCAGCTACGCTTtctgaataaattttacgattgTACGGAATAAATTACCATCAAAAATGATATCGCTGTGCTCGTGATCTATAACAAATAATCCAATAAAGTTGATAACGCGCAGCTAGAAAGGTATTGCCGCGTTCTATGTTTGTGCTTATCTTACCGAGGTAAAGCTTTCCATTACTGAAACGTATACACCTCCAATATTTGGAACAATACTTTTCGAAGTGACTCGGATTAGAAACAAGTAGAGCTTCTGCATCGTTACAGGTGTCTCATACCACAAGGATAAATtcctaaataaaattttatttaatttgataatgaAAATTCGTTTGGGCGAAAAGTTTGAATCTTTCCTTACACCGCAGCAAATAATTCGTCAGCGTGATTGACGAGGTGTTGTCCTATAAAAGTACTTCCAAAGAGATACAAATAATGCgccataataaaaattaaggaGAATATAATGTCGTACATTTTATGCGTAATTGTCACCGCAATCAGAAACTATTAATGACAGagtaatttgattatttaatttttataaaatatatctatgTACAGGCGACTGAAGTAACGTTAGTATTGATCAAgtgcaaatttaataaaattaattgtataaaagagaaagtaaCTTACTCTGTACATAACTGAAACGAACGAAAACAATCCTAGCACTAGTAAAGCAAGAAACGGGACTGTAAAATTGGTTATCAACAATTTAAAAAGccttaaaaatcaaataaatcaaataaataaatcgaacGTGGCAAAACGATTAGATAGCATCACAATGGGATACCTACTTTAGTGCTCTTTGATGAAGTTTTACCATTTTAATAATCCTTCCAACGATTACGATTCTCACATTAGAACACGCCAATATTTTCTTATCAATAGAGTGTTCTATTCGATAACTGACGACATTAAATTCCTATTTAGTCGCGTTAGCAATACAATTATTGTTCATTGTCTTACTGCattaattcagaaaaaaatatttctaaaagttTTACAATCTCTCGCGATTCTTACCTGCAAATTTTGAACATCGCGCAGTTGTATAAGGAACACAGTATCAACATCATACTGACggccattattgaaaaaactCCGATAAAGGTGGATGCAAAGGCatacgtgtaaaaataataaaattgaattccttcggttatattataattttccagCATTAGTATATAATGCGTGCGTGATTTGTTCAATGGCCGGAAAAAATCGAGGATATCCGGTGTCAGTaccaatattaaaattaaaaatgacagAATCACTAGCCCCACTAAATTATATAAGATATACCATAGCGGTGTACAGAACGTAAGTAAAGTCGCCGAAATTTGAAGATGGATTACGCGAAATCGAGAGGCACTAATTTTGTAAATCTCGTGATAGgtaattatgcaattaattaagctATTACGAAGCTGGCCGAGTAGTGCACGACTTTTCATTTTGGTTTCGCACGATCCACCTCCAATTTTTGGCAACTTTATTTACGACGTTACGTatacgttataatatttttttttatgtttgctTCTACTTTGAGCGTAAAATCATTATCTACAATGTATCACGCCAAAtcggattaataaaattattaattactaaattaattactaattaaaatcatatatttAAGCTATTCTAAACGTGCTtcataaacatttataaattaatattattacgtgtAAGCAAAATTGTTATGATTTTTCcttgataaatataatgttctactatcttaatttcttttggaTCTGTCAGCATTTGAtgattgttaataatttcttccATTATCTGTTCTATCTATATTGGATaagtttcaaattaaataaaatcgtaacGTGATCGGAAGTCTGTcgaaaaaatcaaattttgctcattataattaaaaaccaaCTTTTGTAGGGTCGAAGAAGAACATGTTAAACTTTATAACGCATAAACAAGTCGGAAAAGCTTCCGACAGAATCTTAAAAACGACGTTTACACTAAAGTCGACTATAACCAATTGTGTGAActggaaaaatatataataataaatttttaactgctCCGTTCCACAATATCAAACTCGCTAAACAACTACAATATAGAATAGGAGCAAATGTAAAATTCATACCTGCACAATCATATAAGTAATGAGTAATATATTGAAGAACTGCGCACGAAAACGTtcaaatttcgttttttgatAGGGCCACAAACCCAAGATTCtcaacaaatttatattaaacttacTATACTCGTCAAATACGTTCATTTTCTTACAATGGTTAAAAGACGAATGCGAAGCGGCTCTGAAAGAGCGTATGTCACCAAAGGgctagattaaaaaaaagaaagaaaaaaaacagatttctCTCCGTATACTTTTCTCACCGCAATAGTTTATTTAGCATATCAGGCAATTTTTTCTCGGATTTCTCGCGATTCGTGATTGACAGGGGAAAGGTACGTCGAGAAATGAGTGACAGTTGTGGCAATTTAAGCAACGTTCGTATCTGCGTGGCAGAAGCGAAAAAGGAAATCGAGTTTCTTCGTTGGCCATTGCTGATATAGCGAGATATAAACAAAACGGAGGACACGTAAACCACGTAAATGGTCagtaaagaagagaaaaaaaaaaaaatctcgtcgCTAGAAATTTTTCATGAGCAATTTTACCCCGTTGCTGGTCCCAGGGTTGACGCAAGCGCGTAGTCTACCGCGATTTTAGTCATTCACTCGCACATGAGCCGTTGAACTGAACTTTCTCTTCTTCGTGAAATCACACCGACGATATATTGTCTTTTGTTGAATTGTGCCGTGATAAATTGTCAAGAACACGTCACGTATTCGTACGCGCCCACGATGACGCTCCGTTGTTTCACGGTTTTACGAATATGTTACATATATTCGGGCGCGAGTAAgtagaaaacaaatttttcttgtaCACTAAATCGAgacgtttaataataaaaaatagatccGCTTATAAGttacagttaattaatatttctttactaTGTGCAGATTGTTTACTGTCATCTTTCATTAGCTACGTGTTATTTATAATCAACGAGTTCACTTGCGTCACGTAATGCTTTGTTACATTAGAGTATAAATCACCGTAAAGTAAGACATGGACATGCTCACGAGCTGTAACACACATTTGTTAAGCGCTTCCATTAATGAGAATCTGTAATTCTTTCGATATATGTTATCTTCCTACCTTGAAGAAACCTTCCACCGaggcaaaaattaaattgccaatGTTCAAAATGTACGGCGTTGTGGTATTCTGCATTAtaaacagaaataatttctgGATCTTTACTGGAGCATCGTACCATTGTACGTTGTATCtgtttgcaaaatattattttactacaacaattctcaaaattaaattaattcgatcaatttgattttaaattatttaaaagtttaccTTTGGCTCAGTCGATGTTgagaaaaatcaaaataattaaatactcaCACGGTATAAAAAACTTCGTTGTTACAATCCGTAATTTTTTGCCCGTAGTAATTACCCAGAAATAAAAACAGGAAATGAAAGATGATAAATAAAGTAGATGCAATAAGCTGATACATATTTTGCATCATTATCGCTCTAAGCagctgaaatataaaatataaaacatgtaCATCGATATTAAtcgacattttctttttttttaaagaaaagaaaaattttaaaagaattacttCTCACCCGAAATAAGTTTAAGCTTGTAGATATAACGCCGATTATAACTAGCACAAAAAAATATGCTTGAAAATTGTCTTCGAAAAACTGGCTGCATCTTCAACAATAAAAGGCAGAAATGAGTAGTTTAAATCAATCCGAGCACAGTTTTGAGTACGGTACGCATTAAGATTTCGCAAGAAAGATACAATGTATATAAAGATACCAACTTAAGAGCTCGTCGGTGTATATCTATCGCGGCAGTTATAGTATATCGATAAGCcgcgtaatttttttgctCGGAATTATTCAACGCGTATTTGTTTAGCGAGCACTCGATCCGGTAGCTGCAAATTTATTCAATCAAGtctcatcttttttttttttctctctccttttatCTCATCTTTCTAATACAGCGACCGGCGTGAAAACCTCACCTGGCCACTTTCATTAACCCGCAGATATTTTCGACGTATACGAGTTCTAGCGTACCCGTGgctaaaaatacaaaacaacCGAAACACAATGAAAGTATCCAGTGGCATAGAATTGGATAATAGTACGTCGTTTGGTCGACAAAATATTCCGTCAAGGCATGTAGCTCGTGTGGCCGGGTCCCATTTATCGGAACGATGAAATCAAGAATACTTGATAACAGTTCGGTAAACATGTACAGAATTATACTTGTGACGACACTCACTGGAATTACGTACGAATacgtgacatttttttttttcaacattaagTTCAGTTTATCGTGTAAATTAATagtagcaaataaaaaaaaattgtagaaaataagttgcagaaataaaatatttcacgagcTTCCAAGATCGTACGGTATTTtggaagaaataataattaatagtaataatactGATCGATTAGATGCTTTTCTTTCATAATTCTCATACGTGCTAGTAACATCGTCATCAGTTCACCGGAAGATGAATGCTGTTGCATTATTTTGCGTTCGGTTTCGTTTTTCAAAAGACTCCAGCTGTCATGTATGTCTTTCCAAATTCGCTTCACCTGCggaattatttcataaaactaCCGGAATGCGGGGCGAAAAGTAATGACGGAATGAGAAAGCGGCTGACTTACACCGTTGCGATTAGTGCAAAACGAGACGTACTGTACGATATACAAGCAAGACGGTATGGCATACGAAAGCACCATAATGAATAAGTCCAGGGTGAATTGTATTGTGATAAAG from Cardiocondyla obscurior isolate alpha-2009 linkage group LG04, Cobs3.1, whole genome shotgun sequence encodes:
- the LOC139101536 gene encoding odorant receptor 22c-like; translation: MFSNHEETNFPENRYYKLNQMLLSAVSLWPYRRSKFTNISHIFHFVIMTSFVFFQLTSFITIQFTLDLFIMVLSYAIPSCLYIVQYVSFCTNRNGVKRIWKDIHDSWSLLKNETERKIMQQHSSSGELMTMLLALSVVTSIILYMFTELLSSILDFIVPINGTRPHELHALTEYFVDQTTYYYPILCHWILSLCFGCFVFLATGTLELVYVENICGLMKVASYRIECSLNKYALNNSEQKNYAAYRYTITAAIDIHRRALKCSQFFEDNFQAYFFVLVIIGVISTSLNLFRLLRAIMMQNMYQLIASTLFIIFHFLFLFLGNYYGQKITDCNNEVFYTVYNVQWYDAPVKIQKLFLFIMQNTTTPYILNIGNLIFASVEGFFKVGR
- the LOC139101892 gene encoding uncharacterized protein, with translation MNVFDEYSKFNINLLRILGLWPYQKTKFERFRAQFFNILLITYMIVQFTQLVIVDFSVNVVFKILSEAFPTCLCVIKFNMFFFDPTKIEQIMEEIINNHQMLTDPKEIKIVEHYIYQGKIITILLTRNNINLIKLPKIGGGSCETKMKSRALLGQLRNSLINCIITYHEIYKISASRFRVIHLQISATLLTFCTPLWYILYNLVGLVILSFLILILVLTPDILDFFRPLNKSRTHYILMLENYNITEGIQFYYFYTYAFASTFIGVFSIMAVSMMLILCSLYNCAMFKICSYRIEHSIDKKILACSNVRIVIVGRIIKMVKLHQRALKLFKLLITNFTVPFLALLVLGLFSFVSVMYRFLIAVTITHKMYDIIFSLIFIMAHYLYLFGSTFIGQHLVNHADELFAAVNLSLWYETPVTMQKLYLFLIRVTSKSIVPNIGGVYVSVMESFTSITSTAISFLMVIYSVQS